From the Choristoneura fumiferana chromosome 15, NRCan_CFum_1, whole genome shotgun sequence genome, the window TTCGAAACGTtttataaatgacggagttttgAGGTAACAATTTTgcagataattaaaaatacacacaaCACACTGACAATTTATAACCTAGATCAACatacaatacctacctaaatttatttttcccagAAAATCACAGAATTTCTTTTAAACTTGGTAAATTTGGATAATGATTAACATTAATTTATGCGTAAACACGTCCTACTACACTAAGTCACTAAATGCGAAAAGATCTGCATTCTTAAACTAACAATGGCATTAAACACTACAATAAATTGCCGTGTATTAACAACATGGTCTACAATTAAAGTAAACATCATTGTATTTGGGTTAGGCCGATCATTGTGTCTAGTATGTAGTTCACAAGGATAGCGGTCGTGTATGACTCTGGGACAATGTACGACAGTATTAACGCGGAACGTATACGGACACCACGTAATGCGGCGTAGTGTACTTTTGGTGATGTTCTTGATTTCTgtaagtttgttttttaatgatATTTGTGGTTATGTCAGTTCTAAGCtgctggtatttttggaaagTTTGGTACGGAAACCATTATTGGTGGTttaaagataatattttaaactaataaaagtaataaataataattcaatttattataaaaactcgTGGCTTCCTGTGATAAAAAATCACACTCACATTCAAAGTGTGTTCGAAGTGCTTGGGCTGCACACTCCCCTATGAATTTTCAGAAGTGGAACGTACCTATATATTTgtacacataataataaaatataaatatatataataatataagatgatattattatggttTAAGCTGTTGACTGTCCATTGAATTGATTACAatcaatttcaagtcaaccctatcttttttacctaaaacaaatatttacttgactattataaaaaaaaaacaattacaaaactaaaacaaaatataaaacaaactaaaattacaaagtaaaaatgtCGTCCAATTTTTCTGCCTTAGGCATTAACTCCAAGACACTGGCCGCAtgacctctctgaactgttaatCCTAAtttttgcgagaggtaagtgccagccctggggtcgcCTGAGGGCAAAACCAGACGAGATGACAGATCTTTAACAAAAATTGAtgatgtcatttaataatattgtaaatctgtttgaaaaaatatacctacctcgttgagtttcttgccggattcttctcaacagaggtttttccgaactggtggtagatttttttttgacattcataactgcttgttatagcctaaattgaataaagatattttgactttgacttgtaATAGTTTAAATCAACTTacattctcatcatcatcatcattagccggaagaaGTCCACTCAGCTGTTGAACAAAGACTCATTAAAACGGTTCGTGGGCACCACTCAAGGGCCACTTTACAAACAACAATCTACAACATACGACATTTCTCAAAATTCTTTGAGCCTTTACACTTATGTTTCATGTACTAATGTTATGTTATATTCCCTTTTTCTAGACCAAAATCAAAGCAATGCGGTCCGATTCAGATGAAGATGCACACTTGTACCTAGAAACAAATCCGTACAGGCGAACGACCATGAACTTCGACGATATCTTCGCAAGGAGCCTCACAACCTTACTCCTAGCCGACCAGACTTCTTCAAGCAGCACAACAGAAGAAGACTTCCACTTAACAATACCAACGCAGTACATTGACAACCCAAAAACACAATCATCGAGGGTGACCCCTACTCTCCATGTACACCTGACATCTCCATCACCAACCTCCAAAAAGAGCAGAAGAAGAAAAACAACAACAGAAGAGTACATAGAAGAAATAAAACCTACGAAAATTACGACCA encodes:
- the LOC141435655 gene encoding uncharacterized protein — protein: MRRSVLLVMFLISTKIKAMRSDSDEDAHLYLETNPYRRTTMNFDDIFARSLTTLLLADQTSSSSTTEEDFHLTIPTQYIDNPKTQSSRVTPTLHVHLTSPSPTSKKSRRRKTTTEEYIEEIKPTKITTTTLKYQRGVLDLLFPAARVKGFKSFFDGFRKILSHTFK